Part of the Candidatus Baltobacteraceae bacterium genome is shown below.
AGCAGCGACGCGAGAAAGACCGACGATGCGGCGAACGCGCCGCGCTCGTGTTTCCACAGCGAGGCGATCAGCAGATAGACCAGCGCCGCCAGCGAGAGCAGCGGGATCACGTCGATCCATGAGAGCGCGAGGCCGCGCGCGTCGATCGTCAGCGCGGAGAGCGCCACATAGAGCACGAGCACGACCGGCCACACGCGCGGAACCAACCGCCGGGCGCGTTCGGTCGCGCGGCCCTGCGTACGCATGACCAGGAAGAGCGTTCCGTGTAAGGCCAAGGCCGCAACCGCGAAGAGTCCCACCAGCACCGCATACGGATTGAGCAATTCGCCGAACGTACCGGCAAAGTAGCCTTGCGCATCGAGCGGCACGCCGCGTACGAGGTTGCCGAGGGCGACACCGAAGAGCAGGATCAGGAGCGCGCTCGAAGCCGCGAACGCCGCATCCCAGAACTGATGCCAGATTTCGCTCGGAAAGTGCGAGCGCAGCTCCATCGCGATGCCGCGAAACATCAGCAGCCAGAGCACGACCACGAACGCCAGATAGAAGCCGGAGAACGAGGACGCATAGGCTTGTGGAAAGAGCGCGAAGAGCGCACCGCCGGCCGCGATCAGCCACACCTCGTTGCCGTTCCAGAACGGTCCGATGCTCTCCATCGATCCTGCGCGCTCGCGATCCGACCGCGCAACCAGCGGTGTGATCGTCGCCACGCCGAGATCGTAGCCGTCGAGCAGCACGTACATCGCGAGCATGAACGCGATCAGCGTGAATGCGGCGATGCTCATGGACCGATCGCAATCTCACGCAGCACGAGGTACAAGAACAGCACGCCGAGCAAGAAGTACATTCCGGCGAACCCGATCAGCGTGAAGATCGTCTCGCCGGTCACGACCGTCGGCGAAATGCCTTGTGCGGTGCGCATGATCCCGTAAATGATCCACGGCTGGCGCCCGACCTCGGTCGTGACCCAGCCGGCTTCGTTGGCGATGTACGGAAAGGGCATCGCCAGCAGCAGCAGCCACAGGATCGGCGTCGCGGTAAAGATGCGTCCGCGCCAGAGCGCAAGTCCGGCGAGTACCGCAATCCCCGCGAAGATCGTGCCGAGTCCCACCATCACGTGGTAGGCGTAGTAGGTCAGTTCGACCGGCGGCCAGAGCTCGGTGGCGTACGCGTTCAAGCCTTGCACGTTCGCGTTGAAGTTTCCGTAAGCGAGGAAGCTCAACACGTCGGGCACGAAGATCGGATCGATCAGGGTTTTGTTCTGCGTGTCAGGCATGCCGATGATCGCCAGCGGCGCGCCCTTGGTCGATGCAAAGAGCCCTTCCATCGCGGCGAGCTTGACCGGCTGGTACGCTGTGACGTCGTCGCCGTTGCGATCGCCGGTCGGAAAGATCACGAGTAACGAAAAAATCAGCGCCACGATTACGCCCGCGTCGACGAAGCGGCGGCCGAGCGCATTTTCGCGATTCGAAAGCAGATAATACGCGCCGATGCCGGCCACCACGAATCCGCCGGCGACGAGCGCCGCGCACAGCACGTGAAGATATTGCCACCACGCGAACGTCGAGAGCAAGACCGCCGCCAAACTGGTCGATGCGATCCGCCCGTTCGCGAGCAGCTCGTAGCCGACCGGATGCTGCATCCACGCGTCGGTGGCGACGATGAAAAAGCCGGAAAGCCACGAGCCGAGCCACACGATCACGGCCGACGCCGCGTGCAGCACCGGCGCGACGCGCCCCTTTCCGTAGAGCAGCACGCCGAGAAAGATCGACTCGAGAAAGAACGCGTAGATGCCTTCCATTGCCAGCGGCTGCCCGATCACCGCACCGCTCACGGCCGAAAAGACGGCCCAATTCGTGCCGAACTGAAACTCCATCGGGATGCCGGTCACGACGCCGATCGCGAAATTGATGGCGAAGATCTTCGTCCAGAACGCTGCCGCGCGGGCCGCCTCGCGATCGCCGCGCGCCGCTTCGATCGTATAGAGCGCGACGAACGGCGCGAGTCCCATCGTGGTGATCGGGAACAGATAATGGAACATGATCGTGAACGCGAACTGAATCCGGTCTGCGATCACGACGTCCATTTTGCGGTACCGCTATCCTCTTAGCTCTTCGTCGCGGGGAAGAGCTGATCGAGCGCCGGTCCCATGGCACGTTCCGAAACTTCGACTGCCGCGGCGCCGAAATTGACCATCGTCACATGCTTCAGGTCGGCGTCACCGTATCCGTGACCGCTCACCGCGCCGCTGCAATCGAGCAGCGCCAGGCGGACGACCGCATGCGACGCGCCGGTGACGCCGGATTGCTCGATCCGCACGGTGGGCACCACGATCCCTTGCACACCGTTCGCGGAGCACAATTGCGGCGCCGTCGTAACGGCGGAGAGGTGATCGATCGACGCTCCGACCTTCACCTCGAGTTTGCGCTGTTGCATCTGTTCCGCAAGCGAATGGGTGATGTCGTCGGCGCGCGGATCGGCGATGCCCGGCTGGCCAACGGGGAGCAGAAGATACGCCGCTCCGGACGCCGGTTGCGCTACGGGCGCGGCGCTAGGATCCGCGCCGGTAGCCGCACTCTCTGGGATCGTCGCGTGGACGTACTTCTGCACCGCCTCCTGCGCCGCGCTCGCAAAGGCGGCGTCGACGGCGGCACCGAGATTCCCGACGGAATACACGCCGCCCGGATTTTGATCCCCGGTCGTCACCGTGCTCCAGAGAACCCTGCCATTACACCCGACGACATCGAGGCGAAGCTCGACGTGCGTCGGATAGTGCAGAACGGTCACGAAACTAACGGCTACCCGCTTCATCGTCTGCTCGGAACGGCCGTCCGGAATGAGCACAGCCCAGGCGTTGTTCGTCGCGCAGATTTTTGCCGCGGTTGAAACCGCGTCGATATGATCGATCGGCGCGACGGTCGGTACCGTCATCCCTGCAGCAGCAAAATCGGCGAGAATCGCCTCCGTCACTGCGGCCGCGTGGGGGTCGGTGCTGTTGGGCTCCTCGAACGGCACCAGCACGAGTCCCTTGGGCGGGGCCGCGGCGCACGCCAAAAACACGAGCACGACTGCGATCGAACGTAGATTCCGCATACGCCACCTCGTACGTTATTGGGCGGCCAGGACCTTGCGTGCTTGCGGGGAGTCTTGATACTCGACCGTCAGAATCCCCCGCAAATGCGACGCCGCCGCCACCGCGTCGGGTGAATTCATCCGCTCCAGCGTCGTGAGACAGCTGTACAACAGCTTGGGCATGTCCCGGTCGCGCGGATAGACTTTGTGCATGTCGTCGATCGACTGCGCCACGAGTACGGTCTGGGCAGCTTCGCGGTTGCCGTAGTTGTAATTCAGCATGAAGTTGATCCGCTTGAGTTCGTTCTCGATGCCGAGTATCGAGTACCCCATCTGACCGAAGTATTCATCGGCCGGGGCAAGCGTCGTCAAGTACTTGTCGGCCGGCATCGAGGTGACGGTCGCGATGATCAGCGGTGAGGTCAGGTCTTTGAGCCGCTGCACGATGATCTTGGCGTTCGCGCGATCGCCGGCGGTATAATTCCCCACGCCGGCCGCGGCGTTTTCGGCGGCTTGTACGAACGCGGGCCCGTAGGTCGTGGGTAGGTGCGCCAAGGGGAAATTGGTTTGCGCCGCCTTCTGGAACGCCAGCGATCGCCACGAGGGGTCGTTGGTGAGGAGCCAACCGCGCCAGTTCGCTTCCAACGTCTGCAGCCGTGTGTCGACGTCGGCCGGATACGTTGCCGCGTTGGCGCGTGCGTCCTGATCGGCCAGAGCCGCCAGCTTCTCCGGATCGTCTTCGGAGTTGACGCGCTCGAGCAGGGCGTTCGCTTCGCCGACCAGCGTCGGATCGGTGCTGTTGCGGCTCACCCAGACCGCTGCCTCCCGCACGTACCACACCGCGGCGTCGTGGTTGGTGAGCGGATTGTAGTGCAAGCCCGAGCCGATCTGCACGGTCAAGGTTTCCAACTGCGCGAAGGCCGGATCGTCCGGACGCTGCAGCGCGTACGCGCGCCCGGCGTTGAAGATCGTCGAGAGATAGATCTCCTGATCGCGAAAATCCCACTGCGCCGCGGCCGCTTTGTCGTAGGCCGCCTTCATCTGTTGATAGAGCACCTCCGGATCGGCCTCCATCGTAGCGCGCGCCGGCAGCGCAACTCCCGCGATGACCGCGGTCAACGCGCACGTGAGCAACATCCGTCTAAAAAACTGAGCCATCATCCAAGACGAAACGCAAGTTATTGGTCAGAAGTGCGTTCTTGATCTCGCGAGCTATCCGCCGTCCGGTCGACATGGGCTCGGAATAGTTGAGGTACGAGTAGGGTGACCCGTCGATGAAGAGGTTGGTTCCCGCCACGATGCGCGCCGAAATCTCCATCACGTAGAACTGGATGTCGGGCGTGATGATCGTCTCGATGCAGAACGCACCGAACAAGCCCTTGGGTCCCGCGATCTCCTTGCTCACCCGTACCACGTTCTCGCCCATCCGTAACGCTTCGGCCAGCATCGATTCGCGCAGGCTCACCGGCTGATTGCCGACCACGACGTAAGACGGACTCACGTCCATGCCTTCCTGAGCCGCCGCCGGAATGCGCCCCAGCGAATCGACGTTGGTTTCGTAGCGCCGGTCCATCGACATGATCTCGAGCCGGTCTTCGAGCGGCGAGTAGAAGTAGTGAATGTAGAGCGGCACGCCGATGATGTACTCTTGAATCGTATACGCCTTCTTCAGCTCTTTCGAGCGCTTCTCGAAGTCGCTCGCGTCGCGGATGAACATGTAGCCTTTGCCGCCGCCCGCCCCGTAAAGTTTCACGATCACCGGCCGGTCGATTTCCTCGCCGGTCTTGAATTGCCGCGGCATCTTGATGCCCGCGCGCGTAAGCCAGTCGCGCTGCAGCTCGCGGCTCGCTTCCCAATCCAGCACCGCTTTGTTGCCGAAGTACGGGATCGTCATGCGTTTGTGTTCTTCGAGCGAAAGATACGCGACGAAGGACCCGTGGGGAACGATGATGACTTTGCGCCGCTCGAGTTCGCCCATCAATCCGGGAAATTCGGAATAGCTGTCGACGGCGATGATTTCGTCGACGAATGCGAACGAGCGATAGAGACGCTCCGTCTCCCGCGTCGGCACGGCGAGCGTGTGAAAGCCTTCGTCGTGCGCCCCCTTGAGAATTTGGAGCGCGGAGTGCGAGCCAAGCGTCGCGATCGTATACGGCCGGTTCATTCCGGATAGATTGCCCTTTCGATGGCGGGATTGCAAAGCAGAGACTCCGCGGCCTGCCGCAGCACGCGCGCTTCGGCCGGGACGTTGGCGGCCTGGTAGAGCCGCCAAGCGACAGGCCGATTGGGATCGTCCTGGACGATCCATAGCTCGCCCGGGCGGGGCGCATCCTGCCCGAGGGCGGTCACGATATGTTTGTTCGGATTGAAGAGCGATTCGTCGCGCTCGACCCGCGCGGCGAGCGTTGCCGCGTCGGGCGTCGCGTCCGAACGCACGATCTGCGCGCGCTCGACCCGTGTCACGTCCACACCCAGCCGGCGCAGGGTAACCAGCGCGGTGTAGGCCGCATTGTCGGGAATCTTCAGATTGATCGCGACCGCATGGTTCATACGCGCCGCACGCCTTCGACGAAACTGCGAAAGAGCAGGTCGCCGCCCGAAGTCGCGAGCATTGCATCGCCGCGGCGCTGGTCAGGATGATTGAACGTCCAGGCATCGCGCTCGGGATGCGGCATGATCGCGAGCACGTTCCCTTCGCGATTGACCAGCGCGGCCGCACCGAGCGCGGATTGGTTGGGACTGGCGCTCTCGTCCACGCTTCCATCCTCGTGCGCGTACACGAACGCAACGTGATCGCCGCTGCGCAGTTCTTCGAGATGCGGTGCATCGGCAGCGAGCCGCCCTTCGCCGTTGGCGGCCCAAGCGGGAATGAGCGCGTCGTGCCGCAGTGCCGCCGTGATCGCGCTGCGTGCCGGTTTCACGCTGAGTTTGACGTGGACGTGCGCGCACACGAAATGCGGCACCGGGCCGTTACGCGTAAATGCCGCCGTCGGGCGGCGAAGCTCGCCTGTCCCCGGCACCAGCCCCGCTTCGAGCAGAATCTGCGCGCCGTTGCAGATGCCCAGCACCAATTTTCCGCCCTGCGCACCGGCGATCACGTGATCCATCATCGCATCGTGCGCGGCGATCGCGCCGGCGCGGATGCGGTCTTCGTACGCAAAGCCTCCGGGCAGCACGTAGGCATCGAACGCGGGCAGCAGCGATGCGCGGCTCCAGTGCACCAGATGCGCGTCGCCGCCGCACTGCGCCAGGATACGCACGGTCTCGCACTCGGAGTTCGTACCCGGAAAGACCAGCACAGCGATGCGCTTGCTCACGGATACACCGCGCGCAGCGGCGCGTACCACATCGAGCGCAGCCGATGCAAATCGAACGCTTCGTCCTCGAGCGCGAGCGTCGGACGGTCGATCGTCACGCCGATCTCGTAGACGCCTTCGACGTCGTCGGCGAGTCCCTCGAACGCCTCGACGTCGTCGGCTGCGACCTCGACCACGAATCCGCCGAACTCGCCGAAGAACGCCTCCAGCTCGCCCACGCTTCCGTGTGTCCATTGCCACGGATCGTCGATCTGCGCACCGACCGGCTCGCGTCCGCGGCGCAGCGTTGCGAACGCCATCTCGCAGATCGCCGTCACCATCCCGCCGTTTCCGATCGCGTGCGCCGAGCGCAGCAGGCGTGCCTGCGTCGCTTCGTACATCACATCGTGTTGGGCCCCGGCCAGCTCGTAGTCGACGCGCGGAAGATATTGATCGCTGCTGCCGAGCACGTCGAGCAGAACCGAGCCGCCGAGTGCCGATTGCGGCCGCGCAACCAGATAGAGCACCGAACCCGCTGCCTTGAACGGCATTGTGACGACCGTCGCGAGATCGGTGAACGCGCCGACACAACCGACGATCGGCGACGCCGGAATCGCGCGCCCCGCAGCCGATTCGTTGTAGAGGCTCACGTTTCCCGAGACGAACGGCGTACCGAATCGTTCCGCCGCCCGCGCGAGACCGTCGATGGCGGCCACCAACTCGCTGTAATGATCGACCTTGCGCGGATTGCCGAAGTTCAAGCAATCGGTCAAGCCGATCGGGCGTCCACCGACCGCCACGACCTTGCGCACCGCCTCGTAGACCGCGTGCTCGGCGGCCACGCGCGCATCGATGCGTCCGTAGCGCGGATTGCCCGCGACCGCGAGCGCTACGCCGAGCGTGCTGCCGGGAACCGGTGCCAGCACGCCGGCATCGGCCGCGCCGCGCGGGAGAACGGTACATCCGCGCACCACGGAATCGTAGCGCCGAAAGAGCGGTTCGCGCGAGCACACGTCGGGATGGGCGAGCACGCGCTCGAGCAATTCATCGAGCTGCATGCCGGTTACCAAGGGCCGCTCGTTCGCGGGTTCGGGCGCGGTCACGTCGTGGAAGGGCAGTTCGTCGCGAATCGATCCGGTGAGAAACTCGCTCTCGACGTCCATCACCACGTCACCGCGATGGCACAGGACGTAGCGCTTCTCCGCCGTGACCACGCCGATCTTGGTCGCGCGCGCGTTGTACGCGATCTCCGGCAGCGTAAATTCGTCGTTGTAGATGCGCAGCAGTTCGGGCGTGACGTCGGGCGGAACGACCCAGAGCAGCCGCTCCTGCGTTTCACCGACCGCGATCACCTCGGGACGCATGCCCTCGATTGCAACGTTGACGGCATCGAGATCGATGCGCGCGCCGTAGCCGCCGGACGCGGTGATCTCGGCTGAGCATCCCATGATTCCACCGGCCCCGAGGTCTTTGAACGCTACGCGAGTGCCCCGCTCGCGCAGAAATCCGAAGACCCGGTAGCTCGCGCGCATCAGCACGCTCTTGAGGAAGGGATCGGGAACCTGCACCGCACCCTTGTTGGCGTCTTCGTCGGCCGCATCGAGCGTGAGCGACGAAAACGACGCGCCGCCGAACCCGCTCGGATCGGTCGCTTTGCCCACCAGCACGATGTCCCAGCCGGCCGCGCCCGGCGGCGCGTAGGAATGAATGATCTCCGACTCCTTGACGATGCCCATCGCGACCACGTTCACCAGGCAATTGTCATCGAAGCGCTCGTCGAAATAGACGTCGCCCGCGATATTCGGAACGCCGATCGCGTTGCCGTATGCGCTGATCCCGTCGACCACGCCTTGCGCAACGTAGCGCTGGTGCGAATGCGGATCGTCGACGCGTCCGAAGCGCAGCGGATCGGCGACTGCGATGACGTGCGCGCCCATGCACAGCACGTCGCGTACGATCCCACCGATTCCGGTCGCAGCGCCTTCGAACGGCACGACCTGCGAAGGATGGTTGTGCGATTCGTGCGCGATAACGACGCCGTAGCGTTCGCCGTTGAATTCACCGAGATGCAGGATGCCGGAGTCCTCGGCCGGTCCCAGCACGACCCGCTCGCCCGCGACCGGGAGCCGCTTCAGCTGATGGCGGCTCGATTTATAGCTGCAATGCTCGCTCCACTGCGCGTCGAACGCGTGCACCTCGACGATCGAGGGTTCGCGCCCGAGCCGCTCGCGAATTCGGGCAAGCTCGTCGGGACGCAGCGCAACCGTCGCGACCTCAGCCAAGCTGTGTCCCCGGGGGCGGCGCTCCGGCCTGCTGCTGCAATTGCGCGTCCGCGTGCAGAATGCTCGAGCGCGCGTTCGCCTGGGTGAGCAGCGTGCGCCCATAGAGCACGGTGTCGTCGAGCCCGAGCATCTTGGCGCAGTGCAACGCGCCGCGCTGCGCAAGCTCCGGATCGGGCGAGGCGTTCATGACCGGCGCGGAAGCTGCCGCTTCCAACATGATCCGCAGCGTGTGATCCCCCGCGACGGCGATGAACACGAGGCGAGCAAACGTCACCTCGAGCTGCTGCACGATCTGCAACACGTATCCCGGCGTCTTCGTTGGGCTCGCGATATGGCGGATGGTCGGGATGCCGAGCTGCTGCAGCGCGGCCGTCATGGCATTGAGCGCTTCGGCGCGCTCGGGCGCGTCGGCGATGACCGCCGCCATACCCGGCCGCATCACCGGGAACGTGCCGACCAGATCGGCGACTTCTTCGTAGGCTTGCTTCACCTGCGCGAGCCCCGCCTCATCGACGGTTTGCAGGTTGCGATAGATCTGCTTGTCGAGCATGCGATCCTCGCGCCCCTGGGGCCAGATGCGCCACGAGTCGTTGTCGATCACGTCGGCGAGCACGATCTGCCCTTTGTCGTTACCCGACGTCAACCGGCCGAATTCGACTTTGAGATCGACAAGCAGCACGTCGCGCCGGCGCCAGGCATGGGTAAGGATGTCGAACGTCAAGCGCGCAAGCTCGGTCATCGCACCGACTTCCATCGGCATTGCGATTCCGCGCGAGATGATTTCCTCCGGCGTGATCTGCGGGTCGTGATTGGCGTCGTCTTTGAGAAAAAACTCGATGACGCGCGGCACCAGCAGCATGCCGCGTGCGACGCCCGGGTTGCGCCGCACGAACGATCCGGCCGCAACGCCCCGAACCACGACTTCGAGTGGAATCATGTTGCATCGGCGCACCAGCATCTCGTTGTTGTCGTCGTCCTCGCCGCCGCTCAAATAGTGCGTCGGCAACCCGCACAGGTTCAGCAGCCGGAAGACGCGCGCGGTCGTCTGCGCCGCCAATCGTCCCTTACCGGGAATCTCGTTGCGCCGCGCCCCGTCGCCGGCCGAAATCTGATCGGTCTGCGCCACGACGAGCTGATCCGGATGCCCCGGATTCTCGTATAAGACCTTCGTCTTGCCGTGCCCAACCTCAAGCCCTTTATTCATTTTGAAGGCGCTCCGCCCCAGGCTTCGCGCCCCCCACTTCGCGGGGCGCCTGCAAAAGTGACATCGAGACCACGCCGATCTGCTCTTGTCATCTCAAATCTCCACTTGTTTTTGCCTTGGGAACTCGGGCATTGCGTCGATGCGGTCGGCCAATGCCAGGGCGCGCTGCGGCGCAGTGCCGACGTGTTCGCCGGGATCCAGCAGACGCCGAATCTCGGCCGGATCGAGCAGTGCGGTGAGCGCCGGGTCGGCGGCCAGTGCATGCGCCAGCGGATTGTCTTCGCCGCGCGCCAGCGCATCCCACGCCTGCATCGCCGCCGTGCGAATCCGCTCGTGCAATTCCTGGCGGTCGCCGCCGGCCCGCGCCGCCTCCATCATGACCGCCTCGGTCCCGGCGAAAGGCCCATACGTTCGCAGGTTGTGCGCGATGCGGCGTTCCTCGACGCGCAGCCCGTCGATCACTTTGCGTGCGAGCGTCACGATCTCGTCGGCGCAGAGCAGCGCTTCGGGAAGAATGACGCGCCGGTTCGCGGAGTCGTCGAGCGTGCGCTCGAGATAATTGGTCGCCGCGTTCTGCCACGCGACGTCGCTGTAGCTCACGAGCAGACGGGCGAGTGAATCGATGCGTTCGCACAGAATCGGATTGCGCTTGAAGGGCATCGCGGAACTGCCGACCTGCGCGCGGCCAAACGGTTCGGCGACCTCGCCGAACTCGGGACTGCTCAGAATGCGCACGTCGGCGGCAAATTTCGAAAGCGATGCACCCAATCCCGCGAGACCCGAGAGCAAAAGGTAATCGAGCTTGCGGGTGTATGTCTGCGTGCTCACTTCGCGCGCGCGCAAACCGAAGCGTTCGAGGACGAACGCTTCGAGGGCCGCGGACGTGCCTTTGTGATCGAGCAGCTGCTCGTACGAGGCCGCGGTGCCCACGGCTCCGCGCAGCCCTTTTGTCGTCAATTGGTCGAAGACGAAGCGTAAGTTGGCATCGTCGATCGTGAGGTCTTGCGCGTAGGTCGCAAGCCGGTACCCGAGGGTGGTCGGCTCGGCCGGCTGCAGATGCGTGAACGCCATGCATACCAGGTCCGCATAGGTTCGGATCTTCCCGGCGAAGCTGTGCAGCAGACCGTACAGGTTCGCGCCCACCGCCGCGAGCGCGAGGCGCAGCCGGTAGGTCTCGACCGTATCCTCGATGTCCATCGAGGTCGCGCCCAGGTGCAGCTTACCGCCGCCGATCGTCGCTTGCGAAGCGAAGACGCGGATTTCCGCCATGAGGTCGTGGTGGATCTCGCGTTCGATCGCGAGCGCGCCGTCGATATCGATCTCGTGCGCGTGCGCGCGCAGGTCGGCGACTTCGCTCGCAGAGATCAGTCCGGCACGTTCTTGCGCCTGCGCGAGCGTCACCCAGACCGCACGCCAGAGCGTACGGCGTTCCTCTTCGGAAAAAAGCGAGCGTAGCTCGGCGCTTCCGTATCTCCAAGAGAACGGCGAGGCGTACGTACGGTAATCCATGGGACGAACATGTCGTTCGCCTCCGGCTAGAGGGCTGCCTCGTCGCCTTTCGTCGCAGCCTCGGCCGCGCTGCTGCGGCCCTCGAAGTCTTGGCGTTCGATCGTCACGCGATCGGGTGATCCGGCATCGATCGCGCGCAGCGCCGCCTTGCGGCCGGCTTCGTCGACGAAGTGCCGGAGCTGCTCCGCCGTCATGCCGTCGGTGAGCGCGGCGAGTTCCTCCATCGCCGCCTCGAGATCGAAGCCGAGCGGTTTTCCGGCAAGCAGGTCCCGCAGCATGATGCACCGCGCTTCGGGAATGAGCTTGGTGAGATCGATGAACTCGCTGAACCGGGAGCGCAGTTCGGGGTCGAGGACGGCCTCGTTGCCGGTCTCGGCGACGATGAAGATCGGCAGCTTTTGCTGGGTGAGCTGATCGATGCGCACCGCCAGATGGGCAACCGATCCGGGATCGCCGTATTCGGGAATCTCGACGACGACGATCGCTTGCGATGCGCTATACGCATCCTTCAGCGCCGTATCGATGTCGTCGATGACGGCTTGGATCACCGGAAGGCCGGTTTGATCGATCAGGCTCTTGATCGCGCTGCGGCGCGCATCGGCCGAAGGCCCGGCAAAGAGCACGGCGCGCGGGACCGTGATTCCCTGCGATTCCATCGTCGCAACGTGTGCGAACATGGCGGCGATCAGCCGCGAGCGCTTGGCGACCGGATCGGGAAGCTCTTCGCCGGGCTCGGCCGGCTCCTGCGCTGCCGCCTCGGCCTGGTCCGGGGAGAGCACGATCGTCGGCGCCTCGCCGCCGGCCAACTCGACCGGCGTGA
Proteins encoded:
- a CDS encoding phosphoribosylaminoimidazolesuccinocarboxamide synthase → MNKGLEVGHGKTKVLYENPGHPDQLVVAQTDQISAGDGARRNEIPGKGRLAAQTTARVFRLLNLCGLPTHYLSGGEDDDNNEMLVRRCNMIPLEVVVRGVAAGSFVRRNPGVARGMLLVPRVIEFFLKDDANHDPQITPEEIISRGIAMPMEVGAMTELARLTFDILTHAWRRRDVLLVDLKVEFGRLTSGNDKGQIVLADVIDNDSWRIWPQGREDRMLDKQIYRNLQTVDEAGLAQVKQAYEEVADLVGTFPVMRPGMAAVIADAPERAEALNAMTAALQQLGIPTIRHIASPTKTPGYVLQIVQQLEVTFARLVFIAVAGDHTLRIMLEAAASAPVMNASPDPELAQRGALHCAKMLGLDDTVLYGRTLLTQANARSSILHADAQLQQQAGAPPPGTQLG
- the purB gene encoding adenylosuccinate lyase, with protein sequence MDYRTYASPFSWRYGSAELRSLFSEEERRTLWRAVWVTLAQAQERAGLISASEVADLRAHAHEIDIDGALAIEREIHHDLMAEIRVFASQATIGGGKLHLGATSMDIEDTVETYRLRLALAAVGANLYGLLHSFAGKIRTYADLVCMAFTHLQPAEPTTLGYRLATYAQDLTIDDANLRFVFDQLTTKGLRGAVGTAASYEQLLDHKGTSAALEAFVLERFGLRAREVSTQTYTRKLDYLLLSGLAGLGASLSKFAADVRILSSPEFGEVAEPFGRAQVGSSAMPFKRNPILCERIDSLARLLVSYSDVAWQNAATNYLERTLDDSANRRVILPEALLCADEIVTLARKVIDGLRVEERRIAHNLRTYGPFAGTEAVMMEAARAGGDRQELHERIRTAAMQAWDALARGEDNPLAHALAADPALTALLDPAEIRRLLDPGEHVGTAPQRALALADRIDAMPEFPRQKQVEI
- a CDS encoding cytochrome ubiquinol oxidase subunit I, with translation MDVVIADRIQFAFTIMFHYLFPITTMGLAPFVALYTIEAARGDREAARAAAFWTKIFAINFAIGVVTGIPMEFQFGTNWAVFSAVSGAVIGQPLAMEGIYAFFLESIFLGVLLYGKGRVAPVLHAASAVIVWLGSWLSGFFIVATDAWMQHPVGYELLANGRIASTSLAAVLLSTFAWWQYLHVLCAALVAGGFVVAGIGAYYLLSNRENALGRRFVDAGVIVALIFSLLVIFPTGDRNGDDVTAYQPVKLAAMEGLFASTKGAPLAIIGMPDTQNKTLIDPIFVPDVLSFLAYGNFNANVQGLNAYATELWPPVELTYYAYHVMVGLGTIFAGIAVLAGLALWRGRIFTATPILWLLLLAMPFPYIANEAGWVTTEVGRQPWIIYGIMRTAQGISPTVVTGETIFTLIGFAGMYFLLGVLFLYLVLREIAIGP
- the purL gene encoding phosphoribosylformylglycinamidine synthase subunit PurL; its protein translation is MAEVATVALRPDELARIRERLGREPSIVEVHAFDAQWSEHCSYKSSRHQLKRLPVAGERVVLGPAEDSGILHLGEFNGERYGVVIAHESHNHPSQVVPFEGAATGIGGIVRDVLCMGAHVIAVADPLRFGRVDDPHSHQRYVAQGVVDGISAYGNAIGVPNIAGDVYFDERFDDNCLVNVVAMGIVKESEIIHSYAPPGAAGWDIVLVGKATDPSGFGGASFSSLTLDAADEDANKGAVQVPDPFLKSVLMRASYRVFGFLRERGTRVAFKDLGAGGIMGCSAEITASGGYGARIDLDAVNVAIEGMRPEVIAVGETQERLLWVVPPDVTPELLRIYNDEFTLPEIAYNARATKIGVVTAEKRYVLCHRGDVVMDVESEFLTGSIRDELPFHDVTAPEPANERPLVTGMQLDELLERVLAHPDVCSREPLFRRYDSVVRGCTVLPRGAADAGVLAPVPGSTLGVALAVAGNPRYGRIDARVAAEHAVYEAVRKVVAVGGRPIGLTDCLNFGNPRKVDHYSELVAAIDGLARAAERFGTPFVSGNVSLYNESAAGRAIPASPIVGCVGAFTDLATVVTMPFKAAGSVLYLVARPQSALGGSVLLDVLGSSDQYLPRVDYELAGAQHDVMYEATQARLLRSAHAIGNGGMVTAICEMAFATLRRGREPVGAQIDDPWQWTHGSVGELEAFFGEFGGFVVEVAADDVEAFEGLADDVEGVYEIGVTIDRPTLALEDEAFDLHRLRSMWYAPLRAVYP
- the purQ gene encoding phosphoribosylformylglycinamidine synthase I, encoding MSKRIAVLVFPGTNSECETVRILAQCGGDAHLVHWSRASLLPAFDAYVLPGGFAYEDRIRAGAIAAHDAMMDHVIAGAQGGKLVLGICNGAQILLEAGLVPGTGELRRPTAAFTRNGPVPHFVCAHVHVKLSVKPARSAITAALRHDALIPAWAANGEGRLAADAPHLEELRSGDHVAFVYAHEDGSVDESASPNQSALGAAALVNREGNVLAIMPHPERDAWTFNHPDQRRGDAMLATSGGDLLFRSFVEGVRRV
- a CDS encoding formate--phosphoribosylaminoimidazolecarboxamide ligase, translated to MNRPYTIATLGSHSALQILKGAHDEGFHTLAVPTRETERLYRSFAFVDEIIAVDSYSEFPGLMGELERRKVIIVPHGSFVAYLSLEEHKRMTIPYFGNKAVLDWEASRELQRDWLTRAGIKMPRQFKTGEEIDRPVIVKLYGAGGGKGYMFIRDASDFEKRSKELKKAYTIQEYIIGVPLYIHYFYSPLEDRLEIMSMDRRYETNVDSLGRIPAAAQEGMDVSPSYVVVGNQPVSLRESMLAEALRMGENVVRVSKEIAGPKGLFGAFCIETIITPDIQFYVMEISARIVAGTNLFIDGSPYSYLNYSEPMSTGRRIAREIKNALLTNNLRFVLDDGSVF
- the cydB gene encoding cytochrome d ubiquinol oxidase subunit II, giving the protein MSIAAFTLIAFMLAMYVLLDGYDLGVATITPLVARSDRERAGSMESIGPFWNGNEVWLIAAGGALFALFPQAYASSFSGFYLAFVVVLWLLMFRGIAMELRSHFPSEIWHQFWDAAFAASSALLILLFGVALGNLVRGVPLDAQGYFAGTFGELLNPYAVLVGLFAVAALALHGTLFLVMRTQGRATERARRLVPRVWPVVLVLYVALSALTIDARGLALSWIDVIPLLSLAALVYLLIASLWKHERGAFAASSVFLASLLVQAAATMYPYLLPSRPPGHGISIFTAVPSAGALTTILTVAIVGVVATLIYGTFVLRQLAGKLIVEE